TAATATGAAAGCCAGTTTCATATTATCCGGATCACGCCTGACCGGCAATCCGATTTATCGAACGACAACCACTATAGAGGCGGTGATGAGGGCGATTGCACATAGCAACAAGAGACCGTAGACCCGAGGCTTGTCAAAAAGGACCGCGAAACCGGCGGACCAAACCACCACAGCGGCACCGAGAGCATAGAGAAAGCCTGCTTTGTGGGCCCATGCAATATTGACGGCCATCAGACCGCCGATGATAAGGGCGCCAAATACGACCATCAGAGCCAGGGCGTATTTCTCAAAATTATCCATTCGGGGCAGCTCACTCTCAGCACGCATAACAGAATGTCCGTAACCTGATGAATGATCAGGCAGATAGTGAGCCCTACATAGACTGTTCGCACCCCGGAAAGCAACCTGAGACACTGCCGCACGGCACTTGGATCGGGGCATGTGTGCTATAGGCAACAAAAAAGGCCGGGATTTCCCGACCTTTCGAATTCGCCTCAACGCCAGTGCCAGTACATCCGTGGTCAAAGGCGGAGACGAATTTCTAACGGGTATATATGAGGCGCGCCCCAGGATTTCAAGACTTGGTCTTTAACGCCGATAAGCGCTCAACCCTGCCAGGAGACCTATGCCGGCGACGGCAGATACGATGGCTACTGCGGTCATCGGGTTCTCCTTGGCTTTCTCACTGACCATGTGCGCTTCCTCGCCAACAAATCGTGCTGCTTTTCGGCTGTTCTTCTTCACCGCTTCATATGCAGAGCTGCCGCCATTTTCATAAAGCTCATAGCCGTGCTCGGAAAGCGATTTGCTGATTGTTGCCAGCTGCTTGCGCAACGCAGCGACCTGATTTTCCAGATCCTTTTCAGCCATAGCCTGAACTTTGGTTGTATTCGTTGCCATTTCAGTAATCCTTTCCTTGAGTGGAGAAAGGGGGAACGTCGTGTATGGCGTTTTGTTCCGATTGCACGCCGTGCGCGCTACTTCCAACAGCCGTTTCGCTGGCCATTAAGATTGTGCGAATCGATATCTATGCTGGCGGAAAAATCGTTCTTCACCAGATAGACCGCCGTTTCCGGCTTGATCCTGATCTTGTTCCAGCCGGTACAGCTTGACGCGTTTTGCGGCGCTTCGCTCATCCAGCGCATTGCGCCACAACCAGACATCCCAAGGATGCAAGGCAGCAGGAAAGCCAGAGCCAATCTCTTCATAGTTCTATTCTTCCGATGCGGCTTGATAGAGCCGATCGAAAATGCGCCAAGGCGGGCTGCAAATGGTGCTTTCCTGTGCTCCGACGCTCACGTACCCAACGTGCGCTCCGCTTCGGTGCTCGCAAATCACCATTTTCGCCACGCCCTGACGAATTTTCAGTCAGGCTCCAAGAGTTGCTGTTGAATGGCGCCGGACAGTCATCGCACATTTTTCATGATCATGTCATTGAACTTTCGTTCAAACCTAGTCGTCATTGCTGGCGTTCAGCTGCTGCGGCGTCAAGCCTTCCTCGGTTGGCTTGGCAGTCAGTGATTGCGCCAGGATCAACCTGCTGGACTTGAGCAGGGGCGCATTGGCCGCTCGCACCCTGGCGAGGCGGGGATTATTCTCGTGGGCCGTCACTGCCGCTTCATTTGCATAGAGCTCGTTGACCATGACCTTGTTGGCAATCGGTGTTCCATTGCGCTCGATGGGTTTGATAACCTCGAACCGCAGACAACCGGGTTCCTCCTCCAGGGTCTTGCGGGCATGCTCCCGGATGAGCGCAATGAATTCGGCTTCGCGGCCTTCATGCGTTTCGAATTCAACGATAATCGTCAATGCGGTCATAGAAATTCCACTCCCAGCTTTGCAACGAGGTCTAACAGCCGTCAATCGACAAATCCAGACAGACATTAGGTCGTGACCTCATAAATCTAATGGAGATAACGCCTGTTTCATAAAATGTTTTCATCTCGCCTTGATGATGCGAGAGTGAAAACGCAACCTGAAGAGAGGCGGACCAAATGAGAACCATCCTGTCGATCGTTGCCGTACTTCTAATACTTATGGGAGCAATCTGGGCGCTTCAGGGTCTCAGTATTCTCGGCGGTAGTTTCATGGTCGGTCAAACACGATGGCTCAGCATAGGGCTGCTGACTATCGCGATTGGCGCGGGACTTCTTTATTATGCCAGGATCAGGACTCATTAATATGGTCGACATGGCGCCTGAAACGGCAGGAAGATGCAAGGAGAGCTGCGAAGGGCGGGGTCTTCCCCCGGCTACTTTGTCGCAAAGGCTCGACAATGGATAAACATTGCCATCGCCTTCGCTCCTCGTATCCGAACGAAAAGCCTCATACCATGTCGACCAGATTAATGAGTTCTGGCCCTAGGAGGCAACGATCCCGATGAAATCGGAACCTCTCGTATTCGCCAGCGTTGTTTTTTTATCGTGGTCGCAGCAATTGCGATCTGATTGTCGCTGAACGACAAGCTGAAAATGAAAGGAAGCTCCCATGAAAAAAGCCTTTGATATACGTATGGCGAGGGGAGCTTGAGATGGCCAACATCGTTTTGAACAAAAAGACCTGGATTATCGTCGCCGATGGGGAAAAGGCACTGTTTCTCCGCAATAAAAACGATATGAAGCATGTCCAACTCAGCACCATCCACGAAATGCATCACTCGAATCCCGCGACACGAGAACAGGGGAGCGACAGGCCAGGGCGTTTCAGTGACGGACCAAGCCCGCACCGCAGTGCTGTCGAGGACACGGACTGGCATGAGATTTCCAAGAAACGATTTGCCAAGGAAGTTGCCGACGCACTCTATGGTTACGCACATAAGGGAGGTTTCGAACGGCTGGTTGTGATCGCTCCACCGACGGTGCTCGGCGAAATGCGTCAGGAGTTTCACAAGGAAGTTTCCGACAGGATCGTCAGCGAAATCCCGAAAACGCTGACCAATCACCCAATCTCCGATATCCAGTCAATCCTGACGGAGAGTTAGAGCCTCGGGCCCCGGCGCAATGAATGGCTGGAGAGGCGATTAGTCGGCTAAGCTGGTGTTATGGACACTTTACAGTACACAAGCAAAACCCCTGCCGGACCGGTAGGGGTTTCGCAAGTTGAGGCTTGATTTGGCTCTAACAAACTGGACTCTGGATAAGAATATCGCGCATCGTTTCAGTGCGGCGCAGGCTCAAGGTACCGCTACACTCAACCTACAGAAATACTAGCACATATCGCGAAAATTTCAAGGTTCAGATGGCAAAAGTCTATCTTAAATTTGCCTTGTTGCGTTCGTTATCTTCCTCAAGCCGTTTAATTCTTGCCTCCAAAGCATTGATTGCCTTGAAGACAGCCACGCCCATACTTTTGAAATCACCGCTATGAATGGCTGCTTCGATCGCATGTTTGGCATCTTCAATCGACATTGTTTTCTCCACTCACGATTGCTGTTCAGCTCATGCAGAAAACCCAATCCTCAAGGGGCATGAGGATTGGGTCATGTTGGCTTTGTGGGTTAAGCCAAGACTGGTTTGGGACCAGTCATATAGAAATGTTTCAAGTGTACGATGGTTCCGGTAGCCTGCAAGATTATTAGGACCG
This is a stretch of genomic DNA from Phyllobacterium zundukense. It encodes these proteins:
- a CDS encoding putative quinol monooxygenase, which translates into the protein MTALTIIVEFETHEGREAEFIALIREHARKTLEEEPGCLRFEVIKPIERNGTPIANKVMVNELYANEAAVTAHENNPRLARVRAANAPLLKSSRLILAQSLTAKPTEEGLTPQQLNASNDD
- a CDS encoding host attachment family protein; translated protein: MANIVLNKKTWIIVADGEKALFLRNKNDMKHVQLSTIHEMHHSNPATREQGSDRPGRFSDGPSPHRSAVEDTDWHEISKKRFAKEVADALYGYAHKGGFERLVVIAPPTVLGEMRQEFHKEVSDRIVSEIPKTLTNHPISDIQSILTES